The sequence ACTACACACCATCCTGTATGGGAAGAAAGCAAAGGTGctttttaaaatgtttgatcACATTTTTTTCAcatttgatatgtatatttcCCTTGCACGCATTTGTCCACTATGGATGTCTAATTAAAGAGTTTTGTTGCAGGCACAGatgattaagaaaaatattagtCAATTTTCTGGCTTTGTCTGGTCAGAGGAAGAGGTAACACCATTTCAGTTTCTATTTTATTACAGGGATTCATATTTTGCTATGCATCATGTTGACACTTACAAATGTTTTCTAGGAAGAGAAGCAAAGAGCAAAAGTAAAGGAGAAACTTGACAAATgcataaaagaaaaactaatcTTCTTCTGTGATGTACTTGACATACCTATTAACAGAAGCCACATTAAAAAAGTAAGTAAGTCATAAGAATATGTCATTCATCTACTTATTATACCTTTTTCTAAGAATCCCTCTTGTCCTGATACTCTCACGAAGAAGTAGCTTTCAAAGTGCTTGAGTTTTTGGAATCTCCCAAAGCAACAAGAGATGTTATACTTGCTGATCAAGAAAAGGTATTGTTTGACTTTGATTCAGTACATTATTTATCGTCAGTGTGAGagttttaacctttttttttttttgaaattatatattttaggaagCCAAAGAGCGCAAgatcacacaaaaaaaaagaggaaatcTGGAGAATCTTCAGATCCTCCAGCCAAGGTTTGTAGTGTCTTATCTATAAATTATAGTATACTTTAATTTATTGGCTTTTGAACATTTTCTTTACTGCACACTGCACAGAGGAAAAGGCAAGCTAAAAAGGGAGACCATCCATCTGACAAAGAAGTAGGCAAGGATGAAGGGGATTCTGATTCTGAAGACAGTAAGGATACTCATGAGGAAGATGCTACAgcaccagaagaagaagatagtgaCCATGAGAAAACTGAAACTGAAGAGGAGAGAGTCGAAGCAGAAGATGAGAAGAAGCCATAAGATAAGAAAACCTCATCTAAAAAGATTAGCTCAGGGACCAAAGACTCTAAAAACTCTGGGGGGAGCTCTTTGGTAACATTTGCTGTTTGTAATAAACATTCAGGCGACCACTTCGGTGTGGATCTCTTGCATAGAAAAAAAGAGGTGAAGGGTGTTATCACGGATGCAATTAGTGAAATGTCAGATGTAGAAGATGAAGAATCTGAGGCTGGAAGtgagaaggagaaggaagaagaggtGAAAGCTGAGGCTGGAAGTGACAAAGAGAAGGCAGAAGATCATGAAAAGCTAGAGGATTAAGGTTTTAGTGATATTCTTCTCTCAAGATCTGATCTGATGTGAAGAAGAATCAAAATTGATCAAACAATGTGTAAGTGATTAATTAAAGAGTGTTGATTCAGTGACAGTGTAATCTTTCTATTACATGTAGTTTTAGTGACATGTAGCTCTTCTGTGTTGTTTAGTTTAAGTTATCTTCGTAAGTTTCTGTTAATTCTGTTTTCTATTAATGGTCAAAGGAAATCATGGGCCTTAATTTGGCCCAAACCTTCCTTCTAGAAAACACAAATTATTATGTGAAGTTTATAATAATCAAGTAATGATATAAGACTATATAACAACTAATGCTATTTGTATATAGAAGAATCCTTTCGTAATCACATAATCtaatttatctatattttgaaaaagacaaagattaaaatttatcaaaaaaattagtggcagttacaagaaaacaaaggtttaggttccaaaacaaaacaaacggAAATTCACCATTGGTTTTTGTCTTTGTTGGCCtacaaatatgttttgagtttgattacaaatttacaagTAGGTGGTGCTTTCATTTTTGATTACAACGATACCACTTGCGCTCTAatgcaaatatttaattacaatTAAAAAACTTTCACCAAATAATTAATGAATGAAATTAATGTTGTTGGCCgacaaaacatattttaattaataaaaaataaattagcgaatattgttaataaattttaaactaaaattataaatctatactattaaaatagaagtcatgacttttttcatgtgtgatattttaaatgGACCACTCCTAAAAAATtgtttacattattttattttttttgtattttcataaCAATATCCTAACAagatatttaattatgtttttattccatcaaaatattattagatatggataattttgaaattttatttattccatcaatatataattatagttgcatataacatttataatataattaataataataacatttaattatTCTAGAGTTAATACCTGCATATGATCTAATTAGTAATAatcataattaatatttattattattaagtatactattttaaaatacatttctaTGGATTCAACCATATACtggttttataataaatttcttttaatatatatatatatactgtagTGATGAATTTTTCAGGCATGATTTTTCAATTTGGACcattctttaaaattttatcaaattctaCATGaagtaattataatattatagtaTTTATCGTTTTTTGAatacaaatgattttttttaagaaagctctaaacaaaatcttttaaaaacattttcagaagcaatttaaattttatatacaaaagtaattattttaaattatcataaactataattagaaattaaaattttatttttagttttgatttatgtatgaaaatttaaaattatacagagtattataattatatattcaatGATAATAACAATTTCAActgattaattttcaaaaataaaatttacgaagattttgttagaaagattcatttttatttcaaattaaaagaagattttttttatccaaCTTAATGCATTTCTCAAATATGATATTTACTACCAACTTATTTTGAAGTACAATGTattatagtttttctttaaaagaaattatttacAGTATCTCAAAAAATTTCTTAATCCAATTTAATTTGCTTTcatataacttttaaattttaaataaaaagtatgtAAAGTaatattgttacataataaaattttcaaaataagttttgttacaaaagtacaaaaattatagtaataatatataagcCACATAATCATAGCTATTATAGAATTACATAGTATATAACACTAAATTACATTAAGTTATTagtaaattttgttatataaactaaaatattttagtataagaAATAAGAAATCCGTACGGTTGTGTGGATCAAGATCTagtaacattttaaaacaaaagtttTATTCTACACCAACAATTAAATTGAAAATGAGGGAATGTGAACTTTAGGATCGTAGATTCATTACTTCTTTTTGCACTTTACGTAGAAGATAttaactttttcttttataaacacACTCTCACACACACGTGACTCTAATTTTGATTCGTAGAAAGAAATCTCATTTGGTTCAATCGACAAGAAGCTCGAAAAGCCTGGTTATTTATAGTCCTTGCAGATAATAGGCTTGAACATAGAAGGATACAATGAGCTCCGGCTATGGTTCGGTGATCACATCAGGATCAGCACCGACAGAAAGTTGACACGACATCCTCTACTTTTCTAGTTTTCTTTATCCACCGACACTCTCTATGCAACACGTTCTTGCGATAGTCTGAAGCACATGTGAAGGGCGAACTCAGAGTAGGGAAGGAGGTGAAAGGTGGACCTTGTACAGCTTTTTCGGGAGACCCCGGTGAAGGATGCAGTTCCGGTGGTCTTGAAAACCTGAGCAGAGACCACGAAGGTTTGCTCCAGTTTCGACGGCACCAGATCTAGAGAAACTGATTGAGTAAGTGCGAAGCAAGAAACAAGACGAGAGCTTTGACTTAAAGCGAGAGAAACCATGAGGAAGATGTAGCAGATTTCCCGACGCCGGCGGCCTCTAGCCTTGCCGGCGTCAAGAAGCAGCGGTAGCGGCGTTGTCTCGATTCTTGAACCAGAGAGAAAaactatatatcatatatacgTAGCTTATTCTTCTAGGtgcttcaacatttatttaTACAAAGCAGAGAGTAAACTGAATATTAATTAACTGAAACTTCAACATTAATTAACTGAAACAGTCGTTCATGATCTTGTCTCCCCTGTTTCTGAATGATGAGATTTGTATCACTCGAGAGGAAGCTTGTTCATCTTAAGAAACTTGTACTCTCTATAGACATAAGGCTTGAACTTTGGAGCATCATCAACAACTAGCTCCGGCAAAGGTCCGACCACGTGATCAAGGTTCGGTTCCGCGAAAACCGGCCAAGAGAGTCTCGTCCTCACCATATCCATCGTCGCTCTATGCTCTCCACTCTTATACCTCCCATTGCTCATCCTCTACAAAACTCacattatttttgaaaactattgtataaaatgttattaaatttagatagaaacatataaattaaaacttccttaaatatatcttttattaaaaagatattaGACCATTAATTTCATGGACCGTGCACATAGCTAAGCAGGCCTTGTACACATCCCCAAcaatcaaaaccaaacaaacatgACTTATCTGAAAATGTTCAAAACTGTATCTCTACCTTGATTTGGTCGGCGATGATGACAACGATCCCTGAGTCATCATACTTGACGTCGACCCACTTGTTGTCCTGGTACGCCTGAAGTCCGTCTACCTCATCAGCGATCAAGAACGTGATTCCATTGAGATCAGTGTGATGAGGAGCTCCGTAGAGCAACTCAAGTTTTGGACACGGCGGATAGAAGATGATTTTCATTAGATACTCCACCTTTTCTCCACCAAGACCTTCCTTCAATGCATCACGATGTAACCCTAGTCC comes from Brassica rapa cultivar Chiifu-401-42 chromosome A02, CAAS_Brap_v3.01, whole genome shotgun sequence and encodes:
- the LOC103855056 gene encoding flavonol synthase 3; this translates as MAESVPSKFQGTSPVDIPIVDLSNPNEDLVARAVVKASETWGMFQVVNHGVPIELMRRLKELGTEFFELPEKEKEAVARPADSTDLEGYTTDYKKDGEGRKTWADHLFHRVWPPSRINYRFWPKNSPDYREVNEEYAKEIKKLSEKIMGWLSEGLGLHRDALKEGLGGEKVEYLMKIIFYPPCPKLELLYGAPHHTDLNGITFLIADEVDGLQAYQDNKWVDVKYDDSGIVVIIADQIKRMSNGRYKSGEHRATMDMVRTRLSWPVFAEPNLDHVVGPLPELVVDDAPKFKPYVYREYKFLKMNKLPLE